From Clostridia bacterium:
AAGTTTTCTTCTCTTGCTTAAAAGCAAGGGAAAGGATAATTGAATAGAATGTTATAGAACGCAGTTCTATAACACCTCATCCGCCCCTGCGGGGCACCTTTCCCTCAAGGGGAAGGCTTTAGAACCGCCCGCCGCGCAGGCGAAAAGGAGTCTTAGAACCTTGGTTCTAAAATTTCTGCTTGCTTTGCAAGCAAGAAAAAGCAAACTTGAAAAGGAACCTTATAACGCAGTTCTATAAGGAGCGGCGCGTCAGTTATTCCCCCGCTTTATGCTCTCGCGCATAAAAAGATCCTTCAGCGCATTTTTGTCAAACGGTATCAGCGGATACATATACGGCTCCCCCGATACGGTCTTCGTTGTAAGCGCGGCCGCCGCCATTATCGCAACGCCCGCGATAAGCCCCCAAAGCCCCAATATCGCCGTAAGTATTATCATAAATATGCGAAAGAGCTTGAACGTATAGCCAAGCTCAAAGCTCGGCTGTGTAAAATTGGCAATGGCGACGAACGCCATGAAAAATATCACCTCCGGCACGAACCAGCCCGATTCAACGCCGAACTCGCCCAATATAAGCGTGCCTATCACCGAAAACGAATTGCTTAGCGCATTCGGCGTATTGAGCGAGGCGATCCTCATGCATTCGACGAGAAGCTCTATTATCAAAAGCTGAACGATTATCGGCAGATGTATCTCGTGCTCGATCTCTATAAAAACGAGGTAGTCGGGCAAGCGCCAGTCGTTCTTTATAAAGCAGTACCACACTGGTATCATAAAAAGAGTTACAAAATACACGACGGCGCGCACCGCTCTTAAATACGTTCCTATGAGCGGCGGGAAATAATAGTCGTTCGTCTCCTGCATGAAATCGAGAAAAAACGTAGGCACTATCATTGCGGCGGGAGAATTGTCCACAAGTATGATTATTCTCCCTTCGAGGATATTCGATGCGGCCGCGTCGGGCCGTTCGGTATACCGCACTCTCGGAAACGGATTGTACCACTGCTTTTTTATAAGGCTTTCCGTAAGGCTCTCCTGCCCGAAAGAAAGCGCGTCTCTCTTTATCGAACGAAGCGCCGACTTCGTGTTATAGAGAAGGTTTTTGTCAACGATATCCTCCATATAACAAACGGCGACGTCCGTCTTTGAATCATGTCCCACCTGTATCTTTTCTATAACGAGCTGTTTATTTCGTATCCTTCGGCGGATGAGCGCGGCGTTGAAAAGAAGCGTTTCAACGAAGCCGTCGCGCGATCCGCGAAGCACCCTGTCGTTCTCCGGCTCGCCTACTTCTCTTGCCGGATACGTGCGCGCGTCTATAACTATGGCGCTGTCCAGACCCTGTACGAGCAGTATTATGCGCCCCGAAAGCACGGCCTCGATCGCCTCGGCTATGCTTTTGTCCTCTTTTACGTCGTCGTAAGGGATAAAGCCGTCTATGAACTGCTTAGCGCTTTTGCACTGCGCTATGCTTCTTTTATCGGCGCACATAAGATGCTGTATCACGTTTTCAAAGATAAGGTCTTTTATGAAGCCGTTTAAGAAATATATCCTGCATTCTCGCCCGCCCGCATTAATCGCTCGCGTAGTTATATCAAAGCTTTTGTCTACTTTGAGCTGTTCGTCCATTATTCTCGTATTGTCCGTATGATCCCCGGAAAACACCCAGTGCGCCGGATTCTGTGCCATATGCTCACCTCAAGGCTGTTTTGCCCAATTTTACGGCGATATATGCAAAAAAAATGAGCAGATACTTTGTATCTGCCCGTTTAATTATCCGCACTTACTTCTTTATCGACTTTGCGACCTCCTCGCCCTGCCTGAACGCTTTTTCAAGCGCCGCCTTCGATACGGAGCCCATGCCCGTGGATGCGTACACGGCCTCATACGGTACGCCAAGGTATTCCGATATCTCCTTTATGGAGTTTATGGCGTTGTGCGCTCCGGAGGCGTATTCGTCAACGTCGCCGTATGTAGTTATGTAAACGAGCGTCTTGTTTCTCATGCCGCCCGCCTTCATGCCGTACAGCCTGTCAAGAAATACCTTGAGCTGTCCCGACATATTGAACCAATACGTGGGCGCCGCCATAACGAGCACGTCGCTTGAATATATATCGTCATACATATCGAACATCTCGTCGTGCTGAACGCATACGCCCGTTTTCGTTTTGCACGCCTCGCAGCCGCGGCAGTAGTTTATCTTCTTCTGATACACCTTGCCGTCAACAAAGTCTATATCGGCGCGCGCCGACTTCATGCCGCTTACAAACGACTCCAAAAGCTGCGCCGTATTCCCCTTGAGGCGCGGCCCCGCAAATGCAATAAATACCTTCATAAAATATTTCCTCCCTTATTTAGTATCAAAAAAATCAGTTTACAACGGTCTTTTTGGAATTTTGTATCTCAAGCACGACGGAGCCCGTAAGAACAAGCTCTCCGCCGCGCGCACATACGAGATTTCTGTACCGCGTGGCCCGCTTTGCGCCCGAAAAACCGAATTCTATCAAAACGGGATACTCGCTCTCTCCCATATCGCGGTATTTTAAAAGGCCCTCGCCCGAGATGAGCACAAAGTCGTACTTTCCCGCTTCGATATCCTCGTCTATAACGTACTTTCCCGCAGAAATGCGCGTCCGCCCGTCATGCGTCCCCGACTGTTCGTCTTCCCTGCCGTAGGTGCAAAAAGGGTCGTAAGAGGACGCGCCGCCCCTTCGCGAACGCATATATGATGACGCAAGTATCACTATAACTATGAGTATAACAAAAAACACGAAGTATGCCATATGGTCACCTCATTTATACAAGAAAGCCGCCGTCTACCGAAATGACCTGCCCCGTTATGAAGCCCGCCTCATCGGAGGCTAAAAAAACTGCCGCCGCCGCGACGTCCTCGGGCGTTCCCAGCCTTCCCAAAGGCGTTTCTTCGCATAACGCGCATAAGTCGGCTTCGCTTAAATTCTTATTCATATCGGTATCTATAACGCCGGGAGCCACGGCGTTCACCGTTATGCCGGAGGGAGCGAGCTCCTTTGCCAAAGCGCGCGTAAAGCCGATGAGCGCCGCCTTTGAGGCGGAATAATGCACCTCGCACGACGCGCCCGAAAGCCCCCACATCGACGATACGTTTATTATGCGGCCGCTCTTTTTATTTATCATAAAGTGCAGCGCCTCGCGCGCGCAGTTGAACGCGCCGTATACGTTCACGCCGAAAAGCTCGTCGCGCTCGTCGTCCGTTATATCGGTAAAAAGGCCGCTTTTCGATATCCCCGCGTTGTTTATGAGTATATCAACGCCGCCGAAGGTCTCTTTTATCCGAGAAAACATAGCGCGCACCTCGTCGGCGCGCGATACGTCGGCCTTTATTAAAAGCGTGCGCGCATTTTCATGCTTTTTTGATATTTCCGAAAGAAGGTCCTTTGCTTTTTCTTCGCTCTTATTGTAATTTATCACAACGTTTGCTCCGCGTTTTGAAAAAGCCAGGGCGCAGGCGCGCCCTATCCCGCGCGAAGCGCCCGTTATAAGCACGGTCTTAGGCATGAGCATTACTCCTTTTATTATATTGTACCACAACGAAACGTCTAATACAAGAAAACGCCGCCGAAGCCTGCTTCTTATATAAAAAGCCCGGCCGCCCGCGTTTTGCGGGAGACCGGACGTTCGTTTTGATATGATATGCGTATTATGCTTAACAGGCTTAGTACATGCCCATGCCGCCGCCCATCGGAGGCATCGGAGGAGCTGCGTTTTCTTCCTTCTTATCGGTAACTATGGCCTCGGTGGTGAGTACCATAGCGGCAACGGAAGCCGCGTTCTCAAGAGCGCTTCTCGTTACCTTTGCCGGATCGACGATGCCGGCCTCTATCATGTCTACGTATTCTTCCTTAGCCGCGTCGAAGCCGCAGTTTTTGTCCTTGGCCTTCTTTATCGTGTCGATGATTATCGAACCCTCAAGACCTGCGTTCTTGGCGATCTGGCGAACGGGCTCCTCAAGCGCCTTCATGATTATCTTAACGCCGGTCTTTTCGTCGCCGTCGGTTATCTGAAGCAGAGCCTCTACCTCGGGGATAACGTTAAGAAGCGCGCTGCCGCCGCCTGCGATTATGCCTTCCTCTGCCGCTGCGCGGGTAGCTGCAAGGGCGTCTTCTATTCTTAACTTCTTATCCTTCATCTCGGTCTCGGTAGCTGCGCCTACGTTGAGGACCGCAACGCCGCCGGAGAGCTTTGCTATACGCTCGCTCAACTTCTCGCGGTCGAATTCGGAGGTAGTAAGGTCGAGCTGAGTCTTTATCTCGGATACTCTTGATTTAACTTCGTCGCTGTCGCCCATGCCGCCTACGATGATGGTCTTATCCTTCGATACTATTACCTGCTTTGCACGGCCGAGCTGATCCATCTGCGTTTCTTTAAGGTCAAGACCGAGCTTTTCGGAGATGAGCTGGCCGCCGGTGAGGATAGCGATATCCTTGAGCATTTCGGTACGTCTGTCGCCGAAGCCGGGAGCCTTTACGCATACGCAGGTGAACGTGCCGCGAAGCTTGTTTACGAGTATCGTTGCAAGCGCCTCGCCGTCAACGTCTTCTGCGATTATGAGAAGCTTTTTGCCCGCCTGAACTACCTGCTCAAGAAGCGGTAAAACATCCTGGATGTTGGATATGGTCTTTTCAACGAGAAGGATGTATGCGTCCTCCAAAACAGCTTCCATCTTGTCGTTGTCGGTTATCATATAAGGCGAAATATATCCGCGGTCGAACTGCATACCTTCAACTATCTCAACGTAAGTCTCTGCGGTCCTCGATTCCTCAACGGTGATAACGCCCTCGGTCGTTACCTTATCCATAGCATCTGCGATTATCTGGCCGATGAACTCGTCGCCTGCCGATATCGTTGCAACGCGGGCGATGTCCTTAGTGCCGTTTATCTGCTGGCTGTGATCGCCTATTGCGGAAACGGCAACGTCAACGGCCTTCTGAATACCGCGCTTTAAGATCATCGGGTTTGCGCCTGCGGCAACGTTCTTCATGCCCTCGCGGATTATAGCCTGTGCAAGCAGCGTAGCCGTCGTGGTGCCGTCGCCTGCGATGTCGTTCGTCTTGGTCGCCACCTCGCGAACGAGCTGAGCGCCCATGTTCTCAAAGGGGTCGTCAAGCTCTATCTCTTTTGCGATGGTAACGCCGTCGTTAGTGATGAGCGGGCCGCCGAACTTCTTGTCTAAAACTACGTTTCTTCCCTTGGGGCCCAACGTGATCTTTACCGTATCGGAAAGCTTGTCGATGCCCGTAAGCAGCGCCTTGCGCGCGTCTTCGCTGTATAAAATATCTTTTGCCATAAAATACTATCTCCTTTCAAATGATCAAATCGGCGAATTATTCAACTATTGCGAGAATTTCGCCCTGACGAATGATAAGATACTCTTCGTCGTCTATCTTTACTTCGCCCATGGACGCCGTATACTTATTTATAAGCACGGTGTCGCCCGGTTTAACTTCCATTTTAACTTCCTTGCCGTCTACGAGACCGCCGGGGCCTACTGCAACGACCTTTGCCGTCTGCGGCTTTTCCTTTGCGGAACCTGCAAGCACTATGCCGCTTTTCGTCTTTTCGATAACTTCGTCGAGCTTTAATACGACTCTGTCGCCTAAGGGTTTAAGATTCATGTGATTGTCCTCCTTCATATATCTGATAATTTATTATTATTATTCCAATTTATTAGCACTCGACGCTTGCGAGTGCTGATTACAGTCATTATAATAAGACAAATGCGGAAAATATATCAATATGCAAAAATGCCCGATTTTTTAGATTACGCCTTATTTACTCCCAAATTCATCCGCTTGCTCTCGTTTTCACCGTTTTGGCGGCGTTTTCTTCACATGCTTGTAATATTGGTAGTAATCGCACTTTATCATTCCGTTGTAGAGCTTTCGCTTCTTGTCGGCTTGCTTCCCGAAATATTTTTCAAACTCCGCGTCCGACGATATTACGAAATAGCGCCAGCCGTCAACTCTTTTATAAAGCGCGCCCAGAGTTTTATAAAGCTCCCTTGCGCGCTCAAGCTCGAGCATACGCTCGCCGTAGGGCGGATTTGTTACGATAAGGCCGCCGCCCTCGGGCAGCTTTAGGCGCGCGATGCCCGTTCTTTGCAGGGTGATATGCTTCTCCATGCCGGCTTTTTTCGCGTTCTCGGCGGTAAGCGCAAGCGCCTTTTCGCTTATATCATAGCCATAGAGCTTGAGCGTTACGTCTTTTTTCTGCGCTTCGGCCTCGGCGCGCGCCCGCTGCCATATGCTTTTCGTGAAATTATCCCACCGCTGGGCTGCAAAGCGCCTGCTTATGCCCGGCGCGGTCCTCGTGCGTATCATCGCCGCCTCGATAAGAATAGTTCCCGAGCCGCACATGGGATCTACGAACTGCTCATCT
This genomic window contains:
- a CDS encoding spore germination protein — encoded protein: MAQNPAHWVFSGDHTDNTRIMDEQLKVDKSFDITTRAINAGGRECRIYFLNGFIKDLIFENVIQHLMCADKRSIAQCKSAKQFIDGFIPYDDVKEDKSIAEAIEAVLSGRIILLVQGLDSAIVIDARTYPAREVGEPENDRVLRGSRDGFVETLLFNAALIRRRIRNKQLVIEKIQVGHDSKTDVAVCYMEDIVDKNLLYNTKSALRSIKRDALSFGQESLTESLIKKQWYNPFPRVRYTERPDAAASNILEGRIIILVDNSPAAMIVPTFFLDFMQETNDYYFPPLIGTYLRAVRAVVYFVTLFMIPVWYCFIKNDWRLPDYLVFIEIEHEIHLPIIVQLLIIELLVECMRIASLNTPNALSNSFSVIGTLILGEFGVESGWFVPEVIFFMAFVAIANFTQPSFELGYTFKLFRIFMIILTAILGLWGLIAGVAIMAAAALTTKTVSGEPYMYPLIPFDKNALKDLFMRESIKRGNN
- a CDS encoding flavodoxin family protein; its protein translation is MKVFIAFAGPRLKGNTAQLLESFVSGMKSARADIDFVDGKVYQKKINYCRGCEACKTKTGVCVQHDEMFDMYDDIYSSDVLVMAAPTYWFNMSGQLKVFLDRLYGMKAGGMRNKTLVYITTYGDVDEYASGAHNAINSIKEISEYLGVPYEAVYASTGMGSVSKAALEKAFRQGEEVAKSIKK
- a CDS encoding SDR family oxidoreductase, which gives rise to MLMPKTVLITGASRGIGRACALAFSKRGANVVINYNKSEEKAKDLLSEISKKHENARTLLIKADVSRADEVRAMFSRIKETFGGVDILINNAGISKSGLFTDITDDERDELFGVNVYGAFNCAREALHFMINKKSGRIINVSSMWGLSGASCEVHYSASKAALIGFTRALAKELAPSGITVNAVAPGVIDTDMNKNLSEADLCALCEETPLGRLGTPEDVAAAAVFLASDEAGFITGQVISVDGGFLV
- the groL gene encoding chaperonin GroEL (60 kDa chaperone family; promotes refolding of misfolded polypeptides especially under stressful conditions; forms two stacked rings of heptamers to form a barrel-shaped 14mer; ends can be capped by GroES; misfolded proteins enter the barrel where they are refolded when GroES binds), which encodes MAKDILYSEDARKALLTGIDKLSDTVKITLGPKGRNVVLDKKFGGPLITNDGVTIAKEIELDDPFENMGAQLVREVATKTNDIAGDGTTTATLLAQAIIREGMKNVAAGANPMILKRGIQKAVDVAVSAIGDHSQQINGTKDIARVATISAGDEFIGQIIADAMDKVTTEGVITVEESRTAETYVEIVEGMQFDRGYISPYMITDNDKMEAVLEDAYILLVEKTISNIQDVLPLLEQVVQAGKKLLIIAEDVDGEALATILVNKLRGTFTCVCVKAPGFGDRRTEMLKDIAILTGGQLISEKLGLDLKETQMDQLGRAKQVIVSKDKTIIVGGMGDSDEVKSRVSEIKTQLDLTTSEFDREKLSERIAKLSGGVAVLNVGAATETEMKDKKLRIEDALAATRAAAEEGIIAGGGSALLNVIPEVEALLQITDGDEKTGVKIIMKALEEPVRQIAKNAGLEGSIIIDTIKKAKDKNCGFDAAKEEYVDMIEAGIVDPAKVTRSALENAASVAAMVLTTEAIVTDKKEENAAPPMPPMGGGMGMY
- a CDS encoding co-chaperone GroES; this translates as MNLKPLGDRVVLKLDEVIEKTKSGIVLAGSAKEKPQTAKVVAVGPGGLVDGKEVKMEVKPGDTVLINKYTASMGEVKIDDEEYLIIRQGEILAIVE
- a CDS encoding class I SAM-dependent RNA methyltransferase, which translates into the protein MRDLKMSAPCLFGLEGLLSEELKRLGLETQPQNGRVVFFGNELDMARANVFSRFAERIQIVVGEFEATTFDELFEGTKALEWEAYLPMDAEFPVKGYSLNSTLHSVPDCQAIIKKAVVERLKGKYRVSWFKETGAKYQLQFSIMKDKVTLLIDTSGDGLHKRGYRRNANEAPLRETLAAAMAYIARFHEDEQFVDPMCGSGTILIEAAMIRTRTAPGISRRFAAQRWDNFTKSIWQRARAEAEAQKKDVTLKLYGYDISEKALALTAENAKKAGMEKHITLQRTGIARLKLPEGGGLIVTNPPYGERMLELERARELYKTLGALYKRVDGWRYFVISSDAEFEKYFGKQADKKRKLYNGMIKCDYYQYYKHVKKTPPKR